From one Lycium ferocissimum isolate CSIRO_LF1 chromosome 7, AGI_CSIRO_Lferr_CH_V1, whole genome shotgun sequence genomic stretch:
- the LOC132062404 gene encoding uncharacterized protein LOC132062404, with product MRRRELEFSVGDKVFLKVSPMKGVMRFGKKRKLSPRFISTYEIVRKIGTVAYELKLPSDMAIVHPAFNISMLRLYKPDPSHVLNPKDIEINEGLTYEEKPVQILDRQVRRLRTKDVASVNVLWRNHNTEEATWEAEEDMKKRYLHLFLMASMS from the coding sequence ATGAGGCGGCGTGAGCTAGAGTTTTCTGTTGGTGAcaaggtgttcttgaaagtatcgccGATGAAGGGAGTAATGCGATTTGGTAAGAAGAGGAAACTTAGTCCCCGTTTCATCAGCACTTACGAGATTGTTAGGAAAATTGGGAcagtggcttatgaattgaagttgccatccgatatggctaTAGTGCATCCGGCGTTTAACATTTCAATGTTGAGGTTGTACAAACCTGATCCTTCCCATGTGTTGAACCCTAAAGATATTGAAATTAATGAAGGGTTAACCTATGAAGAAAAACCAGTTCAGATTCTAGATCGTCAAGTTAGAAGGTTAAGGACGAAGGATGTGGCATCGGTCAATGTGTTATGGCGAAACCATAATACCGAGGAAGCCACATGGGAAGCagaggaggacatgaagaagagatatcTTCACTTGTTCCTCATGGCAAGTATGAGCTAG
- the LOC132065802 gene encoding mitochondrial fission 1 protein A-like, whose protein sequence is MDAKIGNFFESVGNFFTGGDQIPWCDSDIVKGCEREVAEAEKGSSDELKSECIMRLSWALVHSKRPEDVQRGIAMLEASLGGSNSPLQMREKMYLLAVGYYRSGDYARSRQLVERCLEIAPDWRQASTLKKSIEDKITKDGVIGIGIAATAVTAVGLLAGGIAAALSRKK, encoded by the exons ATGGATGCGAAGATAGGAAATTTCTTCGAATCGGTCGGTAATTTTTTCACTGGTGGAGATCAGATTCCTTGGTGCGATTCCGATATTGTCAAA GGATGTGAACGTGAAGTTGCTGAGGCGGAAAAAGGTTCCTCTGATGAACTGAAAAGTGAATGCATCATGCGTCTTTCATGGGCTCTTGTTCACTCAAAACGTCCAGAAGACGTACAACGTGGAATTGCAATGCTTGAAG CTTCTCTGGGTGGCAGTAACAGTCCCCTCCAAATGAGGGAAAAGATGTATCTTCTAGCGGTTGGCTACTACAGAAGTGGGGACTATGCAAGAAGCAGGCAGCTTGTTGAGCGTTGTTTGGAG ATTGCGCCGGATTGGAGACAGGCCTCGACCCTCAAGAAATCTATTGAAGATAAAATTACTAAAG ATGGAGTAATTGGCATTGGCATTGCTGCAACTGCCGTTACTGCTGTTGGACTCCTAGCTGGTGGAATTGCAGCTGCTTTGTCTCGCAAGAAATGA